A single region of the candidate division WOR-3 bacterium genome encodes:
- a CDS encoding sugar phosphate nucleotidyltransferase — protein MKGVVLAGGLGTRLQPLTRVTNKHLLPVYDQPMIFFPIQKLVQADIKDILIVTGGNSAGDFLKLLGNGKDFGLKRLHYTYQEGEGGIAEALGLAEEFAEGKRVVVILGDNIFEDDLTPYVKSYLKQKSGAKILLKEVPYPERFGVAEIQDNRIVRIVEKPKNPPSNFAVTGIYMYDQEVFSVIKTLKPSERGELEITDVNNYYLQQNRLTYDILPGWWADAGTSFSAYYRAISLVRELRMKVSMGKE, from the coding sequence ATTAAGGGTGTGGTCTTAGCCGGTGGATTGGGGACTCGTCTTCAGCCCCTTACTCGTGTAACCAATAAACATCTCCTGCCAGTCTATGACCAACCAATGATTTTTTTCCCTATTCAAAAATTAGTCCAAGCCGATATTAAAGATATTCTTATTGTTACAGGTGGTAATAGCGCAGGTGATTTTCTAAAACTGCTGGGAAATGGCAAGGATTTTGGTTTGAAGCGTCTCCATTATACTTATCAAGAAGGTGAAGGTGGTATTGCTGAAGCCTTAGGCTTGGCTGAAGAATTTGCTGAAGGTAAACGCGTCGTCGTAATTTTGGGTGATAATATCTTTGAAGATGATTTGACCCCTTATGTTAAATCGTATCTGAAACAAAAAAGTGGTGCCAAAATTTTACTAAAAGAAGTTCCTTATCCGGAACGATTCGGCGTTGCAGAAATTCAAGACAATCGTATTGTCCGAATTGTGGAGAAACCGAAAAATCCGCCATCTAATTTTGCTGTGACTGGAATTTATATGTATGACCAAGAAGTGTTCTCGGTTATTAAGACCTTAAAACCATCAGAACGCGGGGAACTGGAAATTACTGATGTCAATAATTATTATCTTCAACAGAATAGATTGACCTACGATATCTTGCCTGGTTGGTGGGCTGATGCCGGCACTTCGTTCTCGGCTTATTATCGAGCGATTTCTTTAGTGCGCGAACTTCGTATGAAGGTATCAATGGGCAAAGAGTAA